GGTTGGCTATAGCAACGGCCGACCTACCCGGTCAATTGAAGCTTGTTGGTGTATTGGTGACCTTTTTTCTTGGCGCGGCGATTGCGGGTCTATTGATAGAAAATACTGCTCTAAAACTGGGGCGGCACTATGAAACTGTCTTGGTGCTCGAAGCGATTTTTTTGATTGTTGCATGCGGCTTATTGGTCAAAGGCGTCGTTTGGGGGCATCTCTTTGCCTCCGCTGCTTGTGGGCTGCAAAACGCTATGGCAACCGCTTACAGCGGCGCGGTAATCCGGACGACACATCTGACCGGCATTTTCACTGATCTTGGGTTTATGCTCGGCGCCTGGCTCAGGGGCGACAAACCCGATCGCCGGAAGGTCCTGCTGTTTCTCTTTGTTATTGTGGGCTTTATCATTGGCGCTGTCCTGGGTGGATTAACCTATTCCCATATTGGGTATTTCGCGCTTTTGATGCCAGCCTGTGTATGCCTTTTCCTAGCCGTCTGCTACCGCGGCTATTTGGTATACCTTCGGCATGGCAAGCGCTAACGTTATTGCCCGTCTGTCGCTGTCGACACGCGACGCAGTATTAGAAGTAAAAAAATGAAAAGACGCCGGCGCAATGAAATACGCCAGCTTACTTCAATTTAGTAGCTAATATTCCAGCCGTTGAAAATTTCACTCACGTCCTCGCCTGCGGCCTCGCTGAAACGCTGATGCAGAAAGCTCCAACCATGCCCAGGGTGCTCATTGAATTTTGCGTAAAACCGCTGATAAAAATCCCAGCCATAAGCCTGTTGAAATTCCATCAGAAAACACAAGCCGGTCCAGGCGTCGCCAAGGCTGTCTTTATGTTCATTTTTAGCCAGGTAACTGGCTTTACGGTCTGCACAATCAGACAGGTCGCGCGGTGGTAGTCCCAGTTTGTCGATGGCGTGCAGAGTGAAAATATTGGGCCAGGCTTCCAGTCCCCCAAAGCTTGTGTAGTACCAGTCGCCGCCGGCGAAGTTGAAATCGTGGCCGAGTTCGTGGGCAAAGCCCCAGCCGTTGTTGCCGTCGTCGGCGATCAGCGTTATGCGGTGTTCGCCATGGTGATCCACCAGCGCCGGGTCCATACGTACCGGATTGCCCGCCAGCATCCAGCCGGGCGCGTCTTTGGTGTCGGCGAACCAACGGATCGCCTGCCCCTGATAAGGGGCCTTGCCCCGCAGTGCCAGGTGCTGCTTGTAAAATGCATCGAGGCGATCGCCGGCCGCTTCCAGTTTGCCGGCATCTTTTATCGCTGTTGCAATCGGCAACGTCATGATGTTGTGTTCGCTGCGGATTTCAATCCAGCCGGAACTGACTGCGGCGAAGTCGTAGTTGGCGGCTTCATTGTGGGCGATGGTAGGCACGGTTTCGCCGTTGCTTTCGACGGTGACAGTGAGCGAACCGGTTGCGCGGGTGCGGGTGTCGTAGGCTTCGCCCAGGTCATTGCTGACCACTGAGCCCATATAAACAATGCCGTCTTCGTGCGCAGTAAAAGTGGCGCTGCTGCCAATGCAGCTGATGGCCGGATCTTTGTAGTAGAGGCCAATACGGGCGGTCAGCTCACCCAGCTGACAGCCGCGCGACTGTTCGCCGCTGGCACCATCCGGTCCATAAAGCTCACCGCCTTTTACATTCCACATGCCAGTAGCGGAAATTGTGGCGGTCTGCCCTTTGCGTAAATATAAACCGGTGTTTACCCAGTTTTGTGCGGCCGGTACAGAAAAACTCCGGCTGCCATAGGGAGCGATGGATGGGACTTCAACTGCGCCCCATCCGGCCTCGGGCGGGGGTGTTGATTGATTTGCTGATGTCAGCCATTGTTGGTTGTCGCCGCCGTGGAAGCTATAAACGATTATGGCGTTGGTATTGCGGTTCAGATCCAGTGCCCAATTGCCGTTGCGCAGGTAATTGTTTTCGTATGTCCATTGTTGCCGCGCATCGCCGTTACAGGTTTGCAGTTGCACGTTGGCGCCATTGGCCAAGGTGGTGGCGGTAACGCACAGCTGGCTGTTCCAGGCAGCGCGCAGCGTACCTTCAAAAGGCAGCCAGCGCTGTTGCAATGATTCGTTGCAAGCCTGTGCCGTCAGTGTGTTGTCGGGCTCGGCAATACACAGGCTTTGGTTGAACGCAGAGTGCAGCGGATGGCTGCTTGGTGTATCCACCGGATCTTCGTCGGGTGTGTTGTCCGTGGAATCCTCGGGGGCAGTGGCGTCGTGTTCTTGGGCGCCGCCTTCGGTTTTTTCGCCGCCAGACGCGCCATCCTGATCTTCCGAGCCGCCGTTATCGGCATCAGGTGTAGCGGCATCCTGGTTGCCATCATCACCCGGTGATTGATCTCCACTGGTATCCTGGCCTTCATTAGGGCTCTGTCCCGAGCCTGAGTCATGTTCCGGTTGGGTTTCCGTTGTTCCGGGTTGTTCTATGGCAGCATTGTCCTCGCCCGGGGTTGCTACAGATTCCACATTGCAACCGGCGAGTGTCAGTCCACTGGTCATCAGCATGGTCAGGATTAATTGGTGTGTGTTCATGGCCCACTCATCATTGAAGAATAATGCCATGCAGCATAGGGGCCAGTGGGTTTATGAACTATCGGCCATAGGGTAGGGGGACTGAAGGCATTTGGCTTAGGCCATGCGGGTGACTGTCCCTGTCACCCGGCTGTTAGTGAGGGGGCTACTTGTTGCTTTGGATGTAGGCATCCATTTTCGCTTCAAGCATTACCAGCGGCAGGGCGCCATCGCTCAATAGTGTGTCGTGAAATTCGCGCAGGTCGAATTTATCGCCCAGTGCTTTTTCTGCGCGTGCGCGCAGCTCGCGGATTTTGATTTCCCCCATTTTGTAGCTGAGTGCCTGGCCGGGCCAGGAAATGTAGCGGTCCACCTCGGCGCGCACATTACCTTCTGAGAGCGCGGTGTTGTCGGCTAAAAAAGCCAGCGCTTGCTCGCGGCTCCAGCCCTGCGAGTGGATACCGGTATCAATGACCAAACGGCAGGCGCGCCACATTTCATAACTCAGGCGACCGAAGTGTTCGTAGGGTGTATCGTAAATATCCATTTCTTTGCCCAGGCGTTCGGTATACAGCGCCCAGCCTTCGCCAAATGCACTGAGGTAAAGGTTTTTGCGGAAGTTGGGAACGTTTTCCAGTTCTTGCGAGAGTGCGCCCTGCAGGTGATGGCCGGGTACTGCTTCATGCAGGGTGAGTGCGGGCAGCTCGTATAACGGGCGCTGGCTCAGATCGTAGGTATTGAGCCAGTAGGCGCCGCCATGGGTACCGCCAATCGCTGGCGGGTTGTAGGACGCGGTGGTGTAATTGGGTGCGATTTCCTTGGGCACCGGCACTATGCCATAAGGCGTGCGGGGCAGGTGGCCGAAAAATGCCGGCAGCTGATAATCCACGCGTTTGGCAATATAGGCTGCTCGCATGAGCAGTTCTTCTGGCGTCTTGGCGTAAAACTGCGGGTCGGTGCGCAGGAAATGGGTGAAGGCTTTGAAGTCGCCCTTGAAACCGCTTTGTTTGATCAGTGCATCCATTTCCGCGCGGATGCGTTTCACTTCTGCCAGACCGGTCTGGTGAATGTCATCGGGGTCCATGGCCTGGGTGACATAGGTTTCAATGGCGTGGCGATAATAGGCTTTGCCGTCGGGCAGTTGCTCGGCGCCCAGGGTGTCTGTGGCCGCGTTAAGGTATTCACCTTCCAGAAAATCGGCAACCCGTGCCAGCGCAGGCAGGGTTTTTTCACGCAGCACTTTTTTTCCTGCCGCCGCTAAACGGGCTTTGTCTTTGGCGGAAAAGTTGGCGGGCATTTGCGTGAACGGTTGGTACAGGCTGCTGTCTTCCGGGTTTTTGTAAACCTGTGCGCGCACGGTAGGTGCAATGCCGGTAACCACAATGCGCGGCAGCACAAAACCGGTTTTGATGCCTTCGCGCATGTTGGCGATATTTTCGTTGAAATACCGGTCGAAATCCGCCAGCC
This region of Simiduia agarivorans SA1 = DSM 21679 genomic DNA includes:
- a CDS encoding DUF885 domain-containing protein → MIRTLFLLICLLFSFHSTSVNATPAQQLQRVIDDHWQYSLKESPILAGRMGIAGSNHRLPGVAGTDRQRRLAAEREFLARLNAIDTGALTPADRTNHALLTWVLKNSVRDNELFLDRIPLNTFYTFVSAANNASKGLAMPTVKDYEDYLKRLADFDRYFNENIANMREGIKTGFVLPRIVVTGIAPTVRAQVYKNPEDSSLYQPFTQMPANFSAKDKARLAAAGKKVLREKTLPALARVADFLEGEYLNAATDTLGAEQLPDGKAYYRHAIETYVTQAMDPDDIHQTGLAEVKRIRAEMDALIKQSGFKGDFKAFTHFLRTDPQFYAKTPEELLMRAAYIAKRVDYQLPAFFGHLPRTPYGIVPVPKEIAPNYTTASYNPPAIGGTHGGAYWLNTYDLSQRPLYELPALTLHEAVPGHHLQGALSQELENVPNFRKNLYLSAFGEGWALYTERLGKEMDIYDTPYEHFGRLSYEMWRACRLVIDTGIHSQGWSREQALAFLADNTALSEGNVRAEVDRYISWPGQALSYKMGEIKIRELRARAEKALGDKFDLREFHDTLLSDGALPLVMLEAKMDAYIQSNK
- a CDS encoding YoaK family protein; translation: MINLLPRWVELGAFLLALIAGAVNAVALLGFEHQSVSHVSGSATLMGLAIATADLPGQLKLVGVLVTFFLGAAIAGLLIENTALKLGRHYETVLVLEAIFLIVACGLLVKGVVWGHLFASAACGLQNAMATAYSGAVIRTTHLTGIFTDLGFMLGAWLRGDKPDRRKVLLFLFVIVGFIIGAVLGGLTYSHIGYFALLMPACVCLFLAVCYRGYLVYLRHGKR
- a CDS encoding ricin-type beta-trefoil lectin domain protein, which encodes MNTHQLILTMLMTSGLTLAGCNVESVATPGEDNAAIEQPGTTETQPEHDSGSGQSPNEGQDTSGDQSPGDDGNQDAATPDADNGGSEDQDGASGGEKTEGGAQEHDATAPEDSTDNTPDEDPVDTPSSHPLHSAFNQSLCIAEPDNTLTAQACNESLQQRWLPFEGTLRAAWNSQLCVTATTLANGANVQLQTCNGDARQQWTYENNYLRNGNWALDLNRNTNAIIVYSFHGGDNQQWLTSANQSTPPPEAGWGAVEVPSIAPYGSRSFSVPAAQNWVNTGLYLRKGQTATISATGMWNVKGGELYGPDGASGEQSRGCQLGELTARIGLYYKDPAISCIGSSATFTAHEDGIVYMGSVVSNDLGEAYDTRTRATGSLTVTVESNGETVPTIAHNEAANYDFAAVSSGWIEIRSEHNIMTLPIATAIKDAGKLEAAGDRLDAFYKQHLALRGKAPYQGQAIRWFADTKDAPGWMLAGNPVRMDPALVDHHGEHRITLIADDGNNGWGFAHELGHDFNFAGGDWYYTSFGGLEAWPNIFTLHAIDKLGLPPRDLSDCADRKASYLAKNEHKDSLGDAWTGLCFLMEFQQAYGWDFYQRFYAKFNEHPGHGWSFLHQRFSEAAGEDVSEIFNGWNISY